The following coding sequences lie in one Eptesicus fuscus isolate TK198812 chromosome 25, DD_ASM_mEF_20220401, whole genome shotgun sequence genomic window:
- the ABHD17C gene encoding alpha/beta hydrolase domain-containing protein 17C yields the protein MPEPGPRMNGFSLGELCWLFCCPPCPSRIAAKLAFLPPEPTYTVLAPEQRAGPGPAASATPVPAAPAAPAPAPAPAPAHAATPIPAASPAAEEGAGACSLHLSERADWQYSQRELDAVEVFFSRTARDNRLGCMFVRCAPAGRYTLLFSHGNAVDLGQMCSFYIGLGSRINCNIFSYDYSGYGVSSGRPSEQNLYADIDAAWQALRTRYGVSPENIILYGQSIGTVPTVDLASRYECAAVILHSPLMSGLRVAFPDTRKTYCFDVFPSIDKISKVTSPVLVIHGTEDEVIDFSHGLAMYERCPRAVEPLWVEGAGHNDIELYAQYLERLKQFISHELPNS from the exons ATGCCCGAGCCCGGCCCCAGGATGAACGGCTTCTCGCTGGGCGAGCTGTGCTGGCTCttctgctgcccgccctgcccgagCCGCATCGCCGCCAAGCTGGCCTTCCTGCCGCCCGAGCCCACCTACACGGTGCTGGCGCCCGAGCAGCGCGCTGGCCCGGGCCCGGCCGCCTCGGCCACTCCGGtccccgccgccccggccgctccggctccggccccggccccggccccggcgcaCGCGGCCACCCCGATCCCCGCGGCCAGCCCGGCGGCGGAGGAGGGCGCGGGCGCGTGCTCCCTGCACCTGAGCGAGCGCGCCGACTGGCAGTACTCGCAGCGCGAGCTGGACGCCGTCGAGGTCTTCTTCTCGCGCACGGCCCGCGACAACCGGCTGGGCTGCATGTTCGTGCGCTGCGCGCCCGCCGGCCGCTACACGCTGCTCTTCTCGCACGGCAACGCCGTGGACCTGGGCCAGATGTGCAGCTTCTACATCGGCCTGGGCTCGCGCATCAACTGCAACATCTTCTCCTACGACTACTCGGGCTACGGCGTCAGCTCGGGCCGGCCCTCGGAGCAGAACCTCTACGCGGACATCGACGCCGCCTGGCAGGCGCTGCGCACCCG GTACGGCGTGAGCCCCGAGAACATCATCCTGTACGGGCAGAGCATCGGCACCGTGCCCACCGTGGACCTGGCCTCGCGGTACGAGTGTGCGGCCGTCATCCTCCACTCACCTCTCATGTCCGGCCTGCGCGTGGCCTTCCCCGACACCCGGAAGACGTACTGCTTCGACGTGTTCCCCAG CATCGACAAGATTTCTAAGGTCACCTCCCCAGTGCTGGTCATTCACGGGACGGAGGACGAGGTCATCGACTTCTCGCACGGCCTGGCCATGTACGAGCGCTGCCCGCGCGCCGTGGAGccgctgtgggtggagggggccGGGCACAACGACATCGAACTCTACGCTCAGTACCTGGAGCGGCTAAAACAGTTCATCTCCCACGAGCTCCCCAACTCCTGA